In Hyalangium ruber, a single window of DNA contains:
- a CDS encoding ATP-binding protein → MAPRKKPKAPKRSLKPEASVRNQLAAMADPLGLLEGLFTHSPVPYAVFSAEGQCLLINPAYREMFGAEPPPEYNLFQDEVTRRQGVDALFRRAFQGETLQTPIFWYDPKELKHIQVPEAKRAAISCSLFPLKGPGNEVRHVAIAYKDVTAELTIRDAEEARLQRVLKAGGLGHWQLELATGKLQCSEGFKATFELPPEADLSSLPKLCPLIHPEDQPAMSEAMERAISQGVDYAAEYRVRTPEGALRWVVARGSPVRGADGTVVAMTGITLDVTELRKAEGERARLVRELAEERARLQEVLDNLPAGVILAEAPNGRITFANAQVERILRKPPPAAENLESYQKWVGFRGDGQRVEAHEWPLARTLQGETVDGDDILLRRGDGVMAWVRVGGAPIRHEGRITGGVVAFYDIQQEKRAQARLRALADTSTVLAQATTDFNAALEQLARLGGETLGECCVLTLLDEESGTLDVVAAYHPDPAARKLIKTAMYGPFQHAEGPAVKVVKTGRPILQVRIPQEGLLESMPPPTREFVERFGLHSSLLVPLRAQGRIIGTLGVSRGQPGHPYTLEDQDFLQEMADRAGLTIQNMRLLKTAQEAVRLRDDFLSVASHELKTPLTPLSLKLQSLERMTAGEQAVDATEQLARDVEMMRRQVKRLSDLINDLLDVARISGGRLKLVLEEVDLLGLVLEVVSRFELEAERTGGRLEVHAEEPILGNWDRLRLEQVVTNLLSNALKYGAGKPIHVRVEAVDGHARLTVRDEGIGVEAKLVGRIFEKFERAVSDRHYGGLGLGLYITRQIVEALGGTIAVESAPHQGATFTVSLPLLPS, encoded by the coding sequence GTGGCCCCGCGCAAGAAGCCGAAGGCTCCCAAACGGAGCCTGAAGCCCGAGGCTTCCGTGCGGAACCAGCTGGCGGCCATGGCGGATCCGCTGGGCCTGCTAGAGGGCCTGTTCACCCACTCGCCCGTGCCCTACGCCGTCTTCAGCGCCGAGGGGCAATGCCTGCTCATCAACCCCGCCTACCGGGAGATGTTCGGCGCCGAGCCTCCGCCCGAGTACAACCTCTTCCAGGATGAGGTGACGCGTCGGCAGGGCGTGGACGCGCTCTTCCGCCGGGCCTTCCAGGGCGAGACGCTGCAGACGCCCATCTTCTGGTACGACCCGAAGGAGCTGAAGCACATCCAGGTGCCGGAGGCGAAGCGCGCCGCCATCTCCTGCTCCTTGTTCCCGCTGAAGGGCCCGGGAAACGAGGTGCGCCACGTCGCCATCGCCTACAAGGACGTGACGGCCGAGCTGACGATCCGCGACGCGGAGGAGGCGCGGCTGCAGCGCGTGCTGAAGGCGGGCGGCCTGGGCCACTGGCAGCTCGAGCTGGCCACGGGGAAGCTCCAGTGCTCCGAGGGCTTCAAGGCCACCTTCGAGCTGCCGCCGGAGGCCGACCTGTCCTCCTTGCCGAAGCTGTGCCCGCTGATCCACCCCGAGGACCAGCCCGCCATGAGCGAGGCCATGGAGCGGGCCATCTCCCAGGGCGTGGACTACGCGGCCGAGTACCGGGTGCGGACGCCCGAGGGCGCGCTGCGCTGGGTCGTGGCGCGGGGCAGCCCGGTGCGCGGGGCGGATGGCACCGTGGTGGCGATGACGGGCATCACCCTGGACGTCACCGAGCTGCGGAAGGCCGAGGGAGAGCGCGCGCGGCTGGTGCGCGAGCTGGCCGAGGAGCGGGCGCGGCTCCAGGAGGTGTTGGACAACCTGCCGGCGGGCGTCATCCTCGCGGAGGCTCCCAACGGGCGCATCACCTTCGCCAATGCGCAGGTCGAGCGCATCCTGCGCAAGCCCCCGCCCGCCGCGGAGAACCTGGAGAGCTATCAGAAGTGGGTGGGCTTCCGCGGGGATGGGCAGCGGGTGGAGGCGCACGAGTGGCCCCTGGCGCGGACGCTCCAGGGAGAGACGGTGGATGGCGATGACATCCTCTTACGCAGAGGGGACGGCGTCATGGCCTGGGTCCGGGTAGGTGGGGCGCCCATCCGCCACGAGGGCCGCATCACCGGGGGCGTGGTCGCCTTCTACGACATTCAGCAGGAGAAGCGGGCGCAGGCGCGGCTGCGCGCCCTGGCGGATACCTCGACGGTGCTGGCCCAGGCGACGACGGACTTCAACGCGGCCCTGGAGCAGCTGGCGCGGCTGGGCGGGGAGACGCTGGGCGAGTGCTGCGTGCTGACGCTGCTCGATGAGGAGAGCGGGACCCTTGATGTCGTGGCCGCCTACCATCCGGACCCCGCGGCCCGGAAGCTGATCAAGACCGCCATGTATGGGCCCTTCCAGCATGCCGAGGGACCGGCCGTGAAGGTGGTGAAGACGGGCCGCCCCATCCTGCAGGTACGGATTCCCCAGGAGGGGCTGCTCGAGTCCATGCCGCCCCCGACGCGCGAGTTCGTGGAGCGCTTCGGTCTGCACAGCTCCCTCCTCGTACCGCTGCGCGCCCAGGGACGAATCATCGGCACGCTGGGGGTGTCCCGAGGGCAGCCCGGACACCCCTACACGCTGGAGGATCAGGACTTCCTGCAGGAGATGGCGGACCGGGCGGGGCTCACCATCCAGAACATGCGCCTGCTCAAGACGGCGCAGGAAGCCGTGCGGCTGAGGGATGACTTCCTGTCCGTCGCCAGCCACGAGCTGAAGACGCCCCTCACCCCGCTGAGCCTCAAGCTCCAGTCCCTGGAGCGGATGACCGCGGGAGAGCAGGCCGTGGATGCCACCGAGCAACTGGCCCGTGACGTGGAGATGATGCGCCGTCAGGTCAAGCGCCTGTCGGACCTCATCAATGATCTGCTCGACGTGGCGCGCATCAGCGGCGGGCGCCTGAAGCTGGTGCTGGAGGAGGTGGACCTGCTGGGCCTGGTGCTCGAGGTGGTCTCCCGCTTCGAGCTGGAGGCAGAGCGGACAGGGGGCCGGCTGGAGGTGCATGCCGAGGAGCCCATCCTGGGGAACTGGGACCGGCTGCGGCTGGAGCAGGTGGTGACGAACCTCTTGTCCAATGCCCTCAAGTACGGTGCGGGCAAGCCCATCCACGTGCGCGTGGAGGCGGTGGACGGCCACGCCCGGCTGACGGTGCGAGACGAGGGCATCGGCGTCGAGGCCAAGCTCGTGGGGCGCATCTTCGAGAAGTTCGAGCGCGCGGTGTCCGACCGCCACTATGGCGGGCTCGGGCTGG
- a CDS encoding DUF6982 domain-containing protein translates to MSDTRAAMREFRFLDEKRKMGSLSPVEEARWNELRGLLGVQDAYVPEPPAAEAYPQQPQGYYGADGQWYAYPQQGYPPPQPQGYYGADGQWYAYPQQGYPPPQPQGYYGADGQWYAYPQQGYPPPQPQGYYGADGQWYAYPQQGYPQGYDPNQAQGYDPNQAYAGYPQQGYDPNQGYDPNQGYAAQGQPYPADPNQAYAGGYAQPYYPEQAPAQAAYPAESDTWAQPAEALAPENLQPAAEELDIPAVSESASWQTPAEPTPSAEAAQEAEAPVTGDDDVLEVSADEVTDVESAPEPEASFAEPDSTLQAEPSQEVSAVAAEATDSLDLTSADFETPQASASAQESSEPIELGAEEVALLDAEPEPEPEAPVAAQPVVEAAPQPASEVVLEASFDDLSVEEAPAQPEPQPLQASVEEVSLDDVQPEAPAPAHDGWDSAPLAVDPTPAPAPASAGPQPFGPPPVPFEAEPPVEEISLTSSEEEIPLSASDMEEAPAPAIALAPPPPAASAAPVPEAETPTLEVSDFEMEPVSSPQAAAAPAETATPAEEPTFDVADLGAEAEPEPSPFTGNAEPPSLELRPVQVGPDLQADTIELSDDTGTSDSASMQPWDTGDASAQGEDGQASQARASIDVDLSGNPEDVVPLATNADLTPDMPSTGASWESSDRSLSLGTEPAQGQAQDDVIELTDANEELAQPPQPSTSAEDGWSTEATATPAPAPAAGLSAEWAAAATDTQSDWTQAAQAEAPAPAIAPEWGDASGQETPWTGSAAATPTEWGTIPAAEPTPAHVPSEWAGAEGETPAPATPSEWGASPGEAAASSTPSEWGTVPAEPAAEPTPSEWGTAPAELAAEPAPSEWGAAPTEPAAEPAPSEWGAAPAEAAAEPAPSEWGAAPAEAAAEPAPSEWGAAPTEPAAEPAPEWTTAEPAPEAQESQWAAPEASASSDWSAPAPEAEPVLEAMPGEQEQPWAAQPEASAQSEWSSTPEAPAAAEPAWEATPVEPAQASPERAEWAEPEPEWANEPPQADLFGPATEISKLAAEQEVHEAPPQPGLFGQTTEISKLSSEEQQREFTPEEVNWTASPPNLFDAPMADLNAGQPPVQHFEADPNAFGAPMQNLSEPEPSLDASVALPPPAPVEEVSMEPEPSIDVSFEDAPPPPPPAVAEELPVVDLAEAEFEEEPAVALPPPPPAQAVAAIPLPPPPPPPARMTAQPSAAPMAVPLPAPTPPRPATQPMGASAVAVPLPPAMPVVPMPPPPPAPARASFATRPPVAAPPPPPRAMPASDAAVVIEEASAFEPLGAPLAPSSGAPTSCFVEGEHRVIIHTVEGQVKRGIIRDVDLLDEAIALEQQTGFTPERIPGKRVKAIFFMLPAGARQPQADGQKIRVTFNDGRQVAGFSRDFKSGGQGFFLIPADNRTNTARIFVYRSSVQAVAEG, encoded by the coding sequence ATGTCCGACACGCGCGCGGCGATGAGAGAGTTTCGCTTCCTGGATGAGAAGCGGAAGATGGGGAGTCTTTCCCCTGTGGAGGAGGCTCGCTGGAACGAGCTGCGTGGACTTCTCGGAGTCCAGGACGCGTACGTTCCCGAGCCGCCTGCGGCCGAGGCTTATCCTCAGCAGCCCCAGGGCTACTACGGCGCGGATGGCCAGTGGTACGCCTACCCCCAGCAGGGTTACCCACCTCCGCAACCCCAGGGCTACTACGGCGCCGATGGCCAGTGGTACGCCTACCCCCAGCAGGGCTATCCGCCTCCGCAGCCCCAGGGCTACTACGGTGCCGACGGCCAGTGGTACGCCTATCCCCAGCAGGGTTATCCGCCTCCGCAGCCCCAGGGCTACTACGGCGCTGACGGCCAGTGGTACGCCTACCCCCAGCAGGGTTACCCCCAGGGTTACGATCCGAACCAGGCGCAGGGCTACGATCCGAACCAGGCCTACGCCGGCTACCCCCAGCAGGGCTATGACCCCAACCAGGGCTATGACCCCAACCAGGGCTACGCCGCCCAGGGGCAGCCCTACCCGGCCGATCCGAACCAAGCCTACGCCGGTGGCTACGCGCAGCCGTACTACCCGGAGCAGGCTCCGGCCCAGGCCGCGTACCCCGCTGAGTCCGACACCTGGGCGCAGCCGGCCGAAGCCCTCGCGCCCGAGAACCTCCAGCCCGCGGCGGAAGAGCTCGATATCCCCGCGGTGAGCGAGTCCGCCTCCTGGCAGACGCCCGCCGAGCCCACGCCCTCCGCGGAAGCAGCGCAAGAGGCCGAGGCCCCGGTGACCGGGGATGACGATGTGCTCGAGGTGTCCGCCGACGAAGTCACGGACGTGGAGAGCGCTCCGGAGCCCGAGGCATCATTCGCGGAGCCGGACAGCACGCTCCAGGCCGAGCCCTCTCAGGAGGTGAGCGCCGTGGCCGCCGAGGCGACGGACAGCCTCGATCTGACGAGCGCCGACTTCGAGACCCCGCAGGCCTCCGCGAGCGCGCAGGAGTCCTCGGAGCCCATCGAGCTGGGCGCGGAGGAAGTCGCCCTGCTCGACGCGGAGCCCGAGCCCGAGCCCGAGGCCCCCGTGGCCGCGCAGCCCGTGGTCGAGGCCGCGCCGCAGCCCGCCTCCGAGGTGGTGCTGGAAGCGTCCTTCGACGATCTCTCGGTCGAGGAGGCTCCCGCGCAGCCCGAGCCACAGCCCCTCCAGGCCTCCGTCGAGGAGGTCTCCCTGGACGACGTGCAGCCGGAGGCCCCCGCTCCCGCGCATGACGGGTGGGACTCCGCGCCCCTCGCGGTGGACCCCACCCCGGCACCCGCTCCCGCCAGCGCCGGGCCGCAGCCGTTTGGCCCGCCGCCCGTCCCGTTCGAGGCCGAGCCTCCCGTCGAGGAGATCTCCCTCACCTCCTCGGAGGAAGAGATCCCTCTCAGCGCCTCGGACATGGAAGAGGCGCCAGCCCCCGCCATCGCGCTGGCCCCTCCGCCGCCTGCCGCCAGCGCCGCCCCGGTGCCCGAGGCCGAAACGCCGACGCTCGAGGTCTCCGACTTCGAGATGGAGCCGGTGAGTTCGCCGCAGGCCGCCGCCGCGCCCGCTGAGACCGCTACGCCGGCGGAGGAGCCCACCTTCGACGTCGCCGATCTCGGCGCCGAGGCCGAGCCGGAGCCCTCGCCCTTCACGGGCAACGCGGAGCCTCCTTCCCTGGAGCTCCGCCCGGTGCAGGTGGGACCGGACCTCCAGGCAGACACCATCGAGCTGTCCGACGACACCGGCACCTCCGACAGCGCCTCGATGCAGCCCTGGGACACCGGGGATGCCAGCGCGCAAGGCGAGGATGGCCAAGCGTCCCAGGCCCGGGCCTCCATCGATGTCGACCTCTCCGGCAACCCGGAGGATGTCGTCCCGCTGGCCACCAACGCGGACCTCACGCCGGACATGCCGTCGACGGGCGCCTCGTGGGAGTCGTCGGATCGCTCGCTGTCGCTCGGCACCGAGCCCGCGCAGGGGCAGGCGCAGGACGACGTCATCGAGCTCACCGACGCGAACGAGGAGTTGGCCCAGCCGCCCCAGCCCTCCACCTCTGCGGAGGATGGCTGGAGCACCGAGGCGACCGCCACGCCTGCTCCGGCTCCCGCGGCCGGACTGTCCGCCGAGTGGGCCGCGGCCGCGACGGATACCCAATCGGACTGGACGCAGGCGGCGCAGGCCGAGGCTCCGGCTCCGGCCATCGCGCCCGAGTGGGGAGACGCCTCCGGCCAGGAAACGCCGTGGACCGGCTCCGCGGCCGCCACTCCGACCGAGTGGGGCACGATTCCCGCCGCGGAGCCTACGCCCGCCCACGTCCCCTCGGAGTGGGCAGGCGCCGAGGGAGAGACTCCCGCCCCGGCCACGCCCTCCGAGTGGGGCGCCTCGCCCGGCGAGGCCGCTGCTTCCTCCACGCCTTCTGAGTGGGGCACCGTTCCCGCCGAGCCCGCCGCCGAACCCACGCCTTCTGAGTGGGGTACCGCTCCCGCCGAGCTTGCCGCCGAGCCCGCGCCTTCCGAGTGGGGCGCTGCCCCCACCGAGCCCGCTGCCGAGCCCGCGCCTTCCGAGTGGGGTGCTGCTCCCGCTGAGGCCGCCGCTGAGCCCGCGCCTTCCGAGTGGGGTGCTGCTCCCGCTGAGGCCGCCGCCGAGCCCGCGCCTTCCGAGTGGGGCGCTGCCCCCACCGAGCCCGCCGCCGAGCCTGCCCCCGAGTGGACGACCGCCGAGCCAGCCCCCGAGGCTCAGGAGTCCCAGTGGGCCGCGCCCGAGGCCAGCGCTTCCTCCGATTGGAGCGCCCCGGCCCCAGAGGCCGAGCCAGTCCTCGAGGCCATGCCCGGCGAGCAGGAGCAGCCCTGGGCCGCACAGCCCGAGGCCAGCGCTCAGTCCGAGTGGTCCAGCACGCCCGAGGCTCCCGCCGCCGCCGAGCCCGCCTGGGAGGCCACGCCCGTGGAGCCCGCGCAGGCCTCGCCCGAGCGCGCCGAGTGGGCCGAGCCCGAGCCCGAGTGGGCCAACGAGCCCCCACAGGCGGACCTGTTCGGCCCGGCCACGGAGATCTCCAAGCTGGCCGCCGAGCAGGAAGTACACGAGGCGCCGCCGCAGCCAGGCCTGTTCGGTCAGACCACGGAGATCTCCAAGCTCTCGTCGGAGGAGCAGCAGCGGGAGTTCACCCCGGAAGAGGTGAACTGGACGGCCTCCCCGCCGAACCTCTTCGACGCGCCGATGGCGGATCTCAACGCCGGCCAGCCGCCCGTGCAGCACTTCGAGGCGGACCCCAATGCCTTTGGGGCGCCGATGCAGAACCTCTCCGAGCCGGAGCCCAGCCTCGACGCCAGCGTCGCGCTGCCGCCTCCCGCTCCCGTCGAGGAAGTCTCGATGGAGCCGGAGCCCAGCATCGACGTGAGCTTCGAGGACGCCCCGCCACCTCCGCCCCCGGCCGTCGCCGAGGAGCTGCCCGTGGTGGACCTCGCCGAGGCCGAGTTCGAGGAGGAGCCCGCGGTGGCCCTGCCGCCTCCGCCTCCCGCGCAGGCCGTGGCGGCCATCCCGCTGCCGCCTCCCCCGCCCCCGCCGGCTCGCATGACGGCGCAGCCCAGCGCCGCGCCCATGGCCGTGCCGCTGCCCGCGCCGACGCCGCCGCGCCCGGCCACCCAGCCCATGGGAGCCTCGGCCGTCGCGGTCCCGCTGCCCCCGGCCATGCCCGTGGTGCCGATGCCGCCTCCGCCTCCCGCGCCGGCGCGCGCCTCCTTCGCGACACGGCCGCCCGTGGCCGCGCCGCCTCCGCCTCCCCGCGCGATGCCCGCGAGTGACGCGGCCGTCGTCATCGAGGAGGCCTCCGCCTTCGAGCCGCTGGGAGCCCCGCTCGCGCCGAGCTCGGGCGCTCCGACCTCCTGCTTCGTGGAGGGGGAGCACCGCGTCATCATCCACACCGTGGAAGGCCAGGTGAAGCGCGGCATCATCCGCGACGTGGACCTGCTCGACGAGGCCATCGCCCTGGAGCAGCAGACGGGCTTCACGCCGGAGCGCATCCCCGGCAAGCGCGTGAAGGCCATCTTCTTCATGCTTCCGGCGGGCGCGCGTCAGCCGCAGGCGGATGGGCAGAAGATCCGCGTCACCTTCAACGATGGGCGCCAGGTGGCGGGCTTCTCGCGGGACTTCAAGAGCGGCGGGCAGGGCTTCTTCCTCATCCCCGCCGACAACCGCACCAACACCGCGCGCATCTTCGTCTACCGCTCGAGCGTGCAGGCCGTCGCCGAGGGGTAG
- a CDS encoding threonine ammonia-lyase encodes MVNLQDILAARERIRGAIRPSPCPASDYFKERTGCAALWFKMENLQRTGAFKERGALNKLLTLSAEEKARGVIAASAGNHAQGLAYHALRLGVKATIVMPERTPLIKVARTRDEYKAHVVLKGTNFDEAYAEAVRLQKERDLVFVHPFNDPQVIAGQGTIGLELLEQTPFVDMVVVPIGGGGLISGIACALKETNPRIQVVGVQTEALASMKASLDAGSVVEVAPGSTIAEGIAVRRPGELTYAMVRKYVDQVVTVDEEEIANAILMMLEQEKSVVEGAGAVGVAALLNNHVPQAAGKGVVVLLGGGNIDMNVISRIIERGLVKAGRLVRLEVRLPDRPGMLARLTTQIAEQRANIVEIHHNRAFSKKAGLGEVMVEVTLETTGRPHIQELMEGLGGQGWQVSEET; translated from the coding sequence ATGGTGAACCTTCAGGACATCCTCGCCGCGCGCGAGCGCATCCGCGGCGCCATCCGGCCCTCGCCCTGCCCCGCCTCGGACTATTTCAAGGAGCGCACGGGCTGCGCGGCCCTGTGGTTCAAGATGGAGAACCTGCAGCGCACCGGCGCCTTCAAGGAGCGCGGGGCGCTCAACAAGCTGCTGACGCTCAGCGCCGAGGAGAAGGCGCGCGGAGTCATTGCCGCCTCGGCGGGCAACCACGCGCAGGGGCTCGCCTACCACGCGCTGCGGCTGGGGGTGAAGGCGACCATCGTCATGCCCGAGCGCACCCCGCTCATCAAGGTGGCGCGCACGCGAGATGAGTACAAGGCGCACGTGGTGCTCAAGGGCACCAACTTCGACGAGGCCTACGCCGAGGCCGTGCGCCTGCAGAAAGAGCGGGACCTCGTCTTCGTCCACCCCTTCAATGATCCGCAGGTGATCGCGGGCCAGGGCACCATCGGGCTGGAGTTGCTGGAGCAGACGCCGTTCGTGGACATGGTGGTGGTGCCCATCGGTGGTGGCGGACTCATCTCCGGCATCGCCTGCGCGCTGAAGGAGACCAACCCGCGCATCCAGGTGGTGGGCGTGCAGACCGAGGCGCTGGCCAGCATGAAGGCCTCGCTGGACGCGGGGAGCGTGGTGGAGGTCGCCCCAGGCAGCACCATCGCCGAGGGCATCGCGGTGCGACGGCCGGGCGAGCTTACCTACGCCATGGTGCGCAAGTACGTGGACCAGGTCGTCACGGTGGATGAGGAGGAGATCGCCAACGCCATCCTGATGATGCTGGAGCAGGAGAAGAGCGTGGTGGAGGGCGCGGGCGCGGTGGGCGTGGCCGCGCTGCTGAACAACCACGTGCCCCAGGCGGCGGGCAAGGGCGTGGTGGTGCTGCTGGGCGGCGGCAACATCGACATGAACGTCATCAGCCGCATCATCGAGCGCGGCCTGGTGAAGGCCGGGCGTCTGGTTCGGCTGGAGGTGCGCTTGCCGGACCGGCCGGGAATGCTCGCGCGACTGACGACGCAGATCGCCGAGCAGCGCGCCAACATCGTGGAGATCCACCACAACCGCGCCTTCTCGAAGAAGGCAGGGCTGGGCGAGGTGATGGTGGAGGTGACGCTGGAGACCACCGGCCGCCCCCACATCCAGGAGCTGATGGAGGGCCTGGGCGGTCAGGGCTGGCAGGTGTCGGAGGAGACGTAA
- a CDS encoding peptidase MA family metallohydrolase codes for MSPLLLALLLTAAPPPQQAQQLAKAKKWEDLYLAYSSADPTGYSDEQRKAIAGPLLKGCEALVANDAVMAFSLGDRSVAFEETASGLRCLARAALATDQRGTAEEALRKGLERFPKEGAFGLELGKLLLGDKDAPGAIEALSKVPTKGPQAAEAKKLLQKAKSLSAEEGKARAEVENIERRMSGEGPGPRGSTQPAIARDEGNTQPTSLTYESGVGEDGMRTRANRRFVMKYFNNNRDFGQRAEYEGRVIATLEEAYEHTRSILGEAREGPVDVILYTRQEFRTHMGSSLANAAAGLYSDQAIRINDAAELTQQTKATLVHEYVHAAVDEFCGGGHRLPTWLNEGLAEYVEWRYLGGDGPPVLVGNALRGAARAGRLPSLTALSQGALIQTSDPAMAYATSAVAVRELMNRGGAARLLALIRDVGQGTPFDQALQSQYGMDVAKLDEEVKSSLSKR; via the coding sequence ATGAGCCCCCTGCTCCTCGCCCTCCTGCTCACCGCCGCGCCCCCGCCCCAGCAAGCCCAGCAGCTCGCCAAGGCAAAGAAGTGGGAGGACCTGTACCTCGCCTATTCCTCCGCGGACCCCACCGGCTACTCGGACGAGCAGCGCAAGGCCATCGCCGGTCCGCTGCTCAAGGGCTGCGAGGCGCTCGTCGCCAATGACGCGGTGATGGCGTTCTCGCTCGGCGATCGCTCCGTCGCCTTCGAGGAGACCGCCTCCGGCCTCCGCTGCCTGGCCCGCGCCGCGCTCGCCACGGATCAACGCGGCACCGCCGAAGAGGCCCTGCGCAAGGGCCTGGAGCGCTTCCCCAAGGAAGGTGCCTTCGGGCTGGAGCTAGGCAAGCTGCTCCTGGGCGACAAGGACGCGCCCGGCGCCATCGAGGCCCTGAGCAAGGTTCCCACCAAGGGCCCCCAGGCCGCCGAGGCGAAGAAGCTGCTCCAGAAGGCCAAGAGCCTCTCGGCCGAGGAAGGCAAGGCCCGCGCCGAGGTCGAGAACATCGAGCGGCGCATGTCCGGAGAGGGCCCCGGCCCCCGCGGCTCGACGCAGCCCGCTATCGCCCGGGACGAGGGCAACACGCAGCCCACCAGCCTCACCTACGAGTCCGGCGTGGGCGAGGACGGCATGCGAACCCGCGCCAACCGGCGCTTCGTCATGAAGTACTTCAACAACAACCGCGACTTCGGCCAGCGCGCCGAGTACGAGGGCCGCGTCATCGCCACCCTCGAGGAGGCCTACGAGCACACCCGGAGCATCCTCGGCGAGGCGCGCGAGGGCCCCGTGGACGTCATCCTCTACACCCGCCAGGAGTTCCGCACCCACATGGGCTCCAGCCTGGCCAACGCCGCCGCCGGCCTGTACTCGGACCAGGCCATCCGCATCAACGATGCGGCCGAGCTCACCCAGCAGACCAAGGCCACCCTCGTCCACGAGTACGTCCACGCCGCCGTGGATGAATTCTGCGGCGGCGGCCACCGCCTGCCCACCTGGCTCAACGAGGGCCTGGCCGAGTACGTGGAATGGCGCTACCTCGGCGGCGACGGCCCCCCTGTCCTGGTGGGTAACGCCCTGCGAGGCGCCGCCCGCGCCGGCCGCCTGCCCAGCCTCACCGCCCTGTCCCAGGGAGCCCTCATCCAGACCTCGGACCCCGCCATGGCTTACGCCACCTCGGCCGTGGCCGTCCGGGAGTTGATGAACCGGGGCGGCGCCGCCCGGCTGCTCGCCCTCATCCGCGACGTCGGCCAGGGCACCCCCTTCGACCAGGCGCTCCAGTCCCAGTATGGGATGGACGTCGCCAAGCTGGACGAAGAGGTGAAGTCCTCCCTCTCCAAGAGGTAG
- a CDS encoding YceI family protein has translation MKTLLKSVVAAAVLAAPSLALAAAWEIDPAHSGAQFSVKHMMVSNVKGEFGKLAGTFNIDEKDITKSTVDVTIDATTINTRNEQRDNHLRSPDFFDVKNHPNITFKSTKVEKGADGKLKVTGNLTLHGVTKPVVLDVEGPTPEVKSPFGDTRIGASATTTLNRKDFGLNWNKAIETGGVVVGDEVRVSIDLEGVKKAPAAAPAAPVKK, from the coding sequence ATGAAGACCCTGCTGAAGTCCGTTGTCGCCGCCGCTGTCCTGGCCGCCCCCTCGCTCGCGCTGGCGGCCGCGTGGGAAATTGATCCCGCTCACTCGGGCGCGCAGTTCTCCGTCAAGCACATGATGGTGTCGAACGTGAAGGGCGAGTTCGGCAAGCTCGCCGGCACCTTCAACATCGACGAGAAGGACATCACCAAGTCCACCGTCGACGTCACCATCGACGCGACCACCATCAACACGCGCAACGAGCAGCGTGACAACCACCTGCGGAGCCCGGACTTCTTCGACGTGAAGAACCACCCGAACATCACCTTCAAGTCGACGAAGGTGGAGAAGGGCGCCGACGGCAAGCTCAAGGTCACCGGCAACCTCACCCTGCACGGCGTCACCAAGCCGGTCGTCCTCGACGTAGAGGGCCCCACCCCCGAGGTGAAGAGCCCGTTCGGTGACACCCGCATCGGCGCCTCGGCGACCACCACGCTCAACCGCAAGGACTTCGGCCTGAACTGGAACAAGGCCATCGAGACCGGCGGCGTGGTGGTGGGTGACGAGGTGCGCGTGTCGATCGACCTCGAGGGCGTGAAGAAGGCCCCCGCGGCGGCTCCGGCGGCTCCGGTCAAGAAGTAA